TCAGCGGACAGGACATAAAAACCGTTCAGAGTTCATCGAAAAGGCGTTGTGGGCGTTTATTCACCAGATCATCCGCAATGAACAAAACGCTAAAGACGTCCGGATTATCAATAAACACGCCGATTACCTTAATAAAGAAGCGGAGGATGTTCTGGCTTATCAGGTAAAATTATGAAACGC
The DNA window shown above is from bacterium and carries:
- a CDS encoding ribbon-helix-helix domain-containing protein, with the protein product MKTKTSITLSENLLTAIDQRTGHKNRSEFIEKALWAFIHQIIRNEQNAKDVRIINKHADYLNKEAEDVLAYQVKL